CTGCTCGGGCTCGGCCTGTCCGACCAGGACTTTCGCGAGTGGGGTTGGCGCGTTCCTTTCCTCGCCAGCGCCGTGCTCGTCGGCGTCGGGCTCTGGGTGCGGCTCAGAATCGGCGAGACGCGCGAGTTCCGCGAGGCGATCGAGCGCGAGGTACCGCCACCGGTGCCGCTTGCCCGCTTGCTCGCGCACCACTCCGGGGCGGTGCTGGCCGGGAGCGCGGGTGTGATCGCCTGCTTTGCGATCTTCTACCTCGCCACGGCCTATGCGCTCGCCCAGGGCACTGGCGCGCTCGGCTATCCGCGCGAGACCTTCCTGGCGGTGCAGCTCGCCGCCAACTGCTTCCTTGCGGTGGGCATCGTGCTGGCCGCCCTGCATTCGGACCGGGCAAGTCCGCGCCGCGTGCTGATGATCGGTGCCCTGGCGACCGTGGTGTTGGGTCTGGTGTTCGGCGCGGGGCTCGGCTCGGGTTCGCTCTGGCTGGTCTTCGCGACCCTGGCCGCGGCCCTGCTTGTCATGGGCTATGTCTATGGCCCGCTCGGGGCATGGCTGCCGACGCTGTTCCCGGTGCCGGTGCGCTACAGCGGCATATCGGTGGCGTTCAATGCCGGCGGCATCGTCGGCGGCGCGGTGACGCCGGTGCTCGCGCAGATGCTCGCGGTCGAGGGCCGGGGCGGGCAGGCGGGGCTGCTGCTCTCGGCCGCGGGGCTAGTGACCCTGCTCGGCGTGAGCCTGGCCCGGCCGCCGCGCGACAGTGTATCTTAGTGTAACGTATCGAAACCGGGCCATCGGCTCGATCGTTGCTCCTCCGCAGGGCGACTCCTTCGAGGAGGTTTCCTATGACCACCAAGACTGTCATGGCCGCCGTGCTGCTCACTGGAATGCTGCTGAGCGGCGCGGCTATGGCCAACGCGCGGCCAACTAGCGACAATCAGGAGGCGACCGTGGTTCAGCGCGATGCCGCGGGCCACGCGGTGCGCGTGCAGGTCGACGGCACCGAATATGCCGTTTGCCGCGGCGAGATGCAGGACGATTGCATAAATCCGCGCCAGGCCGGGCTGCACTTCGGCAACGAGCCGCTCGATCACTGGCCGGGCCGGCCGGCCTCCGAGGCGGAATAACCTCTAGCTCGCCAACCGCAGCAGCGTGAGCCGTGCCTTTCCGACCTTGCGGTCGGCCACGGCTTCGAGGCTGCGGACGCGCGGTTCCTCGTCGGCCGCGGTCTCGAGGCTGATCCAGGTGGCCTCGCCGATCCAGCCGAGCCGGACCAGCTTGTCGAGCGCGACAGCGCCGGCGCCGCTGCCGTAGGGCGGATCGAGCAGGATCAGGTCCAGCGGCGCCTTGGCGGGCCCGAGCGCCATGACCGAGCTCGCCCGCACGTCGCATTCGCTTTGCGCCCGCAGCGCCGCGATGTTCTGGCGTAGGGCACGGATTGCGGGGGCATCCTGCTCGACGAAGATCGCGCTGACAGCACCGCGCGATAGCGCCTCCAGCCCCAGCGCCCCCGAGCCGGCGAAGAGATCCGCCACGGTCAGCCCTTCGAAGGTACCGAGCCGGCTGACCAGCATGGAGAACAGCGTCTCGCGCGTGCGGTCGGCGGTCGGGCGGGTGGTGTCACCCTGCGGCGCGACTATGTTGCGACCGCGCCATTGGCCGGCGATGATCCTCACTTGCGGGGCCCACGGCGATCGTTGGGTCTGCCGCCGCCAGTCTTGCCACCGTGAGGCTTGCGGGCACCGGGCTTGCCGTCTGGCTTGCCTCCGGGCCTGGGCGGACGCGGCTTGCGCGTTTCGAGACCCGCCTTCTCAGGATCGGGCTTGCGCGCCAGCGGCTTCTTCACTGCGGGCTTCGGCTTGGACAGCGGGCGCTCGGGCTCGCGTGCTGGGCGCGCCGGTTGGGTGCGCGGCCGGTCCTCCACGGTGCGCGGCGTGAAATCGGCCGAGCCCGGCACTTTCAGGCTCTTGCGGAACTTTTCGACATCGACCTGGCGGATTTCCACCGCCGCGCCGCGCGGCAGATCGAGTAGCTCGAAGGGCCCGTAGGAGG
The window above is part of the Novosphingobium sp. G106 genome. Proteins encoded here:
- a CDS encoding MFS transporter gives rise to the protein MHPLRAHRRILAAALVGTAVEFYDFYIYATAAALVFGPLFFPAESAAAQTLFALMSFGIAFIARPVGAVAFGHFGDRIGRKSTLVASLMLMGASTLLIAFLPTYAMAGWVAPLLLCILRFGQGFGLGGEWGGAALLAVENAPKGWEARFGAAPQLGAPVGFLAANGLFLLLGLGLSDQDFREWGWRVPFLASAVLVGVGLWVRLRIGETREFREAIEREVPPPVPLARLLAHHSGAVLAGSAGVIACFAIFYLATAYALAQGTGALGYPRETFLAVQLAANCFLAVGIVLAALHSDRASPRRVLMIGALATVVLGLVFGAGLGSGSLWLVFATLAAALLVMGYVYGPLGAWLPTLFPVPVRYSGISVAFNAGGIVGGAVTPVLAQMLAVEGRGGQAGLLLSAAGLVTLLGVSLARPPRDSVS
- the rsmD gene encoding 16S rRNA (guanine(966)-N(2))-methyltransferase RsmD; the protein is MRIIAGQWRGRNIVAPQGDTTRPTADRTRETLFSMLVSRLGTFEGLTVADLFAGSGALGLEALSRGAVSAIFVEQDAPAIRALRQNIAALRAQSECDVRASSVMALGPAKAPLDLILLDPPYGSGAGAVALDKLVRLGWIGEATWISLETAADEEPRVRSLEAVADRKVGKARLTLLRLAS